A window from Pichia kudriavzevii chromosome 5, complete sequence encodes these proteins:
- a CDS encoding uncharacterized protein (PKUD0E00650; similar to Saccharomyces cerevisiae YGR100W (MDR1); ancestral locus Anc_3.444), producing the protein MNFLKSVASMAQNAIESINNPKHLTADQLMQQEFRMPTSEHIINVVACDYIITSRVLYSLRDGAKSFSYLPPPIDANVRVSGVLTITDNYFMARKNGSDQNKVVFHLATIKSFHKIPNAEMVHVRISTNNGMILDVFTDAPRNKAEQFWYLFNKQHELCKSQEIKLMNFQMSLYSEYLISKNCKNSKLGEKHLDIPLHPKGGLGLMYKFPGDQTKEQEVMKLKRWFEYFRRYGRNLELVQNPFFFNLIYIGVPNRLRGEIWELSCGAIYLRYQNNDEYGNLLLKNKDGHSLAIEEIEKDLNRSLPEYSAFQTPDGINKLRKVLTAYSWKNPEIGYCQAMNIVSAALLIFMSEEQAYWTINVLCEKLIPGYYSKTMYGVLLDQKVFEALVKKSLPSVGDQFAAHDIQLSIVSLPWFLSLFINTMPLVFAFRVLDAFFIQGPRVLFQIALAIIKVNSEKLLQCTDDGECIAIFKEYFMSLDETFPVNGKLKRNFDLLWETALKEFSIIDDKLIERTRNVYKNEVFEGIDLFVKRAEIRNLPKMHYLTNDQLSNIYDRYYRVLLQDKDDPNRGELSMEYYSFKIFMSEITPWASLESQDKTQDRFLHRLYSKWSNESDLLSLQTLVSGLDRVRDRDLMNSLSYFFELYLADGEKDRIPKETVLELAEELIFITSPWRDGTLFDTIANRELEDSIAEKLVEKREALIAQGVQIDPDQEISLPDEVKFDEEKWKGKQSLRYLSASSSFLNLAFQYALPYEDTNAPLIELDDTGRNESITHNKALDPNTPVYITSSMFRMIVLANETYSSFFEHEFWASFDVDLPGNTDQSVLGDLVGNIRGVVNNVMADGVRVANQVKKRMGDARARADTSTSMESGLSSLGSAQVSATSKLNSHQRESIDSKGAASINTGWTLESGALNETFDDSNIDDFMENPEETVLLGEKENEYKEKLDTVDTDGDEDEYGNYIQASNKDTVNEVKDKISDLLL; encoded by the coding sequence ATGAACTTTCTGAAGAGCGTTGCCTCGATGGCTCAGAATGCCATTGAGTCAATCAACAATCCGAAACATTTAACAGCGGACCAGTTAATGCAGCAAGAGTTCCGAATGCCAACGAGTGAACATATAATCAATGTGGTTGCATGCGATTATATTATCACAAGTCGTGTTCTATATAGCTTGAGAGATGGTGCTAAGAGTTTTTCATATCTGCCGCCCCCCATTGATGCCAATGTCCGAGTTTCTGGAGTATTAACTATCACCGATAACTATTTTATGGCTAGAAAAAACGGAAGCGATCAAAACAAGGTTGTGTTTCACTTAGCGACAATCAAGTCCTTCCATAAGATACCTAATGCAGAGATGGTACATGTTAGGATATCAACAAACAATGGAATGattttggatgttttcACAGATGCACCTCGAAACAAAGCGGAACAATTTTGGTACTTGTTCAACAAACAGCATGAGTTATGCAAATCACAGGAGATAAAGctcatgaattttcaaatgtctTTATATTCCGAGTATTTGATCTCGAAGAATTGCAAAAACTCGAAGCTCGGAGAAAAACACTTGGATATACCTCTGCATCCTAAAGGAGGTCTAGGATTGATGTACAAATTCCCGGGCgatcaaacaaaagagcAGGAAGTGATGAAGCTAAAGCGTTGGTTTGAATATTTTCGTAGATATGGAAGGAATTTGGAACTTGTTCAAAatccttttttcttcaatctcattTACATAGGGGTGCCGAATCGGTTGAGAGGGGAGATCTGGGAATTGTCATGCGGTGCCATATACTTACGATACCAAAATAACGATGAGTATGGAAACCTTCTTcttaaaaataaagacgGTCATTCCCTTGCTATTGAggagattgaaaaagatcTTAATAGGTCACTACCTGAGTATAGTGCCTTTCAGACTCCAGATGGAATCAATAAACTCCGTAAGGTTCTAACAGCATATTCATGGAAAAATCCCGAAATAGGCTATTGCCAGGCTATGAATATCGTTTCAGCTgctttattgatttttatgTCTGAAGAACAGGCATATTGGACTATAAACGTTTTATGCGAAAAACTAATTCCAGGATACTATTCTAAAACTATGTACGGAGTTTTGTTAGATCAGAAAGTTTTTGAGGCTCTAGTTAAAAAGAGCTTACCTTCTGTTGGAGACCAGTTTGCAGCTCATGATATTCAACTTTCAATAGTATCACTTCCATGGTTTTTAtctcttttcatcaacactATGCCTTTAGTGTTTGCTTTCAGGGTTCTGGACGCCTTCTTCATACAGGGACCGAGGGTGCTCTTTCAAATCGCATTGGCAATCATTAAAGTGAACTCAGAGAAATTACTTCAATGTACAGATGATGGTGAATGtattgctatttttaaGGAATATTTTATGAGTCTTGATGAAACTTTTCCTGTCAATGGAAAACTCAAGAGGAATTTTGATCTTCTGTGGGAAACAGCCTTGAAGGAATTTAgcattattgatgataagCTGATCGAGAGAACAAGAAATGTTTATAAAAATGAAGTGTTTGAAGGAATTGATCTGTTTGTTAAAAGAGCTGAAATTAGAAATCTTCCAAAAATGCACTATTTAACCAATGATCAACTATCGAACATTTATGATAGATACTACCGAGTTTTACTACAAGACAAGGATGATCCAAATAGAGGAGAGTTATCAATGGAGTATTATTCATTTAAGATTTTTATGTCTGAGATTACACCATGGGCTAGTCTTGAATCTCAAGATAAAACCCAGGATAGATTTTTGCATAGACTCTATAGTAAATGGTCAAATGAATCAGACTTATTATCTTTGCAGACATTGGTATCTGGCCTTGACAGGGTTAGAGACCGTGATTTAATGAATTCTCTTTCTTACTTTTTTGAGCTATATTTAGCTGATGGGGAAAAAGACAGAATCCCAAAAGAAACAGTTCTTGAGTTGGCCGAGGAACTTATTTTTATTACCTCTCCATGGCGTGATGGAACACTATTTGATACAATAGCTAATAGGGAGCTAGAGGATTCCATTGCAGAAAAAttagttgaaaaaagagaagctTTAATTGCACAAGGTGTCCAAATTGACCCAGACCAAGAAATCAGTCTCCCCGATGAGgtcaaatttgatgaagaaaagtGGAAGGGCAAACAAAGCCTAAGATATTTGTCTGCaagttcttctttcttgaatttggCATTCCAGTATGCACTTCCCTATGAAGATACGAATGCCCCTTTGATTGAATTGGACGATACCGGGCGAAATGAAAGCATTACACATAATAAAGCACTCGATCCAAACACGCCGGTCTACATAACATCATCAATGTTTAGGATGATTGTGTTAGCCAATGAAACATactcttccttttttgaGCATGAATTTTGGGCGtcttttgatgttgatctACCAGGAAATACAGATCAGTCTGTCCTAGGCGATTTGGTTGGAAATATTCGTGGAGTGGTTAATAATGTTATGGCGGATGGAGTGAGAGTTGCCAATCAAGTCAAAAAGAGGATGGGAGACGCCAGGGCAAGAGCGGATACTTCCACTAGTATGGAAAGTGGATTAAGCTCGTTAGGATCAGCACAAGTGTCGGCCACCAGTAAACTGAACAGCcatcaaagagaaagtaTCGATAGCAAAGGTGCAGCAAGTATCAACACTGGTTGGACCCTAGAATCCGGAGCATTGAACGAAACCTTTGACGATTCTaacattgatgattttatgGAAAATCCTGAAGAGACAGTCTTACTTGgagaaaaggaaaacgaATATAAGGAGAAATTGGATACCGTGGACACAGACGgcgatgaagatgaatatGGCAATTATATCCAAGCTTCAAACAAGGATACAGTCAATGAGGTAAAAGATAAAATTAGTGACCTTTTGTTATAA
- a CDS encoding uncharacterized protein (PKUD0E00660), which yields MSSRRRSSYIETSYTGVGAFSSAPAPHANALAAASVIGNALKANNHKPNGIEVPPLQGPRAPRKLSIVTSNSNRRNSVRHSSINNYPSSRTNSVNTANVRRASLYNIPKQRLNGQKSVPNLKSRRSVSDFTSSAKKHVPTTIKKYVPSANGLVAVEVPNPKHPDNMNTQQKQQYINSQRGSSFRRSTSMAHLPPPKKSTMANNHARNSITKHITEETKILPDGTRVISTTVEEYLNDNNDLNYEDFEDSYEDFGDNHGEVDMSVTLDEDANDAPEMTNLSTREILGKVDEAEEAKDIVEDIDENDGNFEKEANTDGLVQDIPYRSATTADLVDQLASEEDLEEKTKKIISNNEKLEEIERSNAFKSIENPVRDTVIVEEVISRPLVDNVMTFGCHQIHLQGNKLSPGLHNESTPSTSTPHSYKGEQQLTIADEPVDRVIGNNVETLTDVHDAEAHKPNATEMEATQSEISTKNKTTGLDENAEESDFIDDINVEDDSVGNYQSPNYASTQYNDEEYLEAQRKLDELVKQKEQEILQNLSQNGYPVDWNAENKVEQEYTNRSDEDINDDTVEAHADSNSDKHPVVEITEKENTPTVATTVSLLDDDAGKLVNDEDNELIQNDGRSSNGSEKGGVENIESPSNKYDISPEQVPAVEVFSSEGPDCAHEHSILDHESFDEPRVVASDTATEVDNAKLNSDATKCGDSDAQGPSSSSSEYSAVSSIVNSHASYTTTQEPSTRTNNKSMAQHLRPIVANVNRSPVYGNESGHDTTRQVCGLSKEVETLSNKSKDRTKTNTEPVEPAFIRPSLDDINIPKREPSIQAQIDKVEEEKVNTRVLGNENNSSGSINEKLVRKSALKASKNLTAYSSSQNNSAKDAYLSLETAQNTKLNAKSSLMSPTTSAGQTNARSRSRAGSAASNHAYQGAQINTGAVGGAPLAAAAVATKRHTAKPGSSSKTQSNQADKKYQRNSMLPVPSHQGSTHANVKPPNPKVEEAKRRILGNRQSKIQAKNLYELAKTRKHIDAEELLRFDDFNAPVRKSSFEKVTSRESLSESGPQSPNKNLKMSAMSLRSSGSPNYEQYERTKVTASFKSRFADNESDTDVPLQPPSVTPRVVADNSTTSLSNVEIDKPLGEKSKPNFRFNLLGKKKAAVSSDASHNLPTHSVRDNVESIGNTRKSSGFSFRGHSRKKSETKTETSPRKESKIEKFFTEQHGPNKKHEIHPLSNDYERANEVATEGTPKKSFFKKMFK from the coding sequence ATGTCCTCCAGGCGCAGATCATCTTACATAGAAACGTCTTATACTGGTGTTGGTGCCTTCAGTTCAGCACCTGCACCTCATGCAAATGCCTTGGCAGCTGCATCGGTGATTGGCAATGCATTGAAGGCGAATAACCACAAGCCAAATGGAATCGAGGTACCGCCTTTGCAAGGTCCAAGGGCTCCCAGAAAACTGTCAATAGTCACGTCCAATTCAAACCGGAGAAATAGTGTTCGACACTCTTCAATAAACAATTATCCGTCGTCAAGAACTAATTCCGTAAATACCGCTAATGTCCGTCGTGCAAGTTTATATAACATCCCAAAACAGCGGTTAAACGGACAAAAGAGTGTTCCAAACTTAAAATCACGGAGATCTGTTTCTGACTTTACTTCTTCTGCAAAGAAGCACGTTCCAACAACCATTAAAAAGTATGTTCCCTCTGCAAATGGTTTAGTAGCGGTTGAAGTTCCAAACCCAAAGCACCCCGATAATATGAATactcaacaaaaacaacagtaCATTAATTCTCAACGTGGAAGCTCCTTTAGAAGGTCAACTTCAATGGCACATTTGCCACCACCTAAAAAATCGACTATGGCAAATAACCATGCCAGAAATTCGATAACCAAACATATaactgaagaaacaaaaattttaCCAGATGGTACTAGAGTCATTAGCACCACCGTGGAAGAGTATCTGAACGATAACAATGATTTGAATtatgaagattttgaagattctTATGAAGATTTCGGGGATAACCATGGAGAAGTCGATATGTCAGTGACCTTAGATGAAGATGCCAACGATGCACCAGAAATGACTAACCTTTCTACTCGTGAGATTTTGGGTAAAGTCGatgaagcagaagaagcTAAAGATATAGTTGAAgacattgatgaaaatgatggcaattttgagaaagaaGCTAATACTGATGGATTAGTTCAAGATATCCCTTATAGATCAGCGACTACTGCTGATCTTGTTGATCAGCTGGCATCTGAAGAAgatcttgaagaaaagactAAAAAGATTATCAGCAATAATGAAAAGCTTGAGGAAATCGAACGTTCAAATGCTTTCAAGTCCATTGAGAATCCGGTAAGAGATACTGTTATTGTAGAGGAGGTTATCAGCCGTCCACTTGTTGATAACGTGATGACGTTTGGCTGTCACCAAATTCATCTGCAGGGCAACAAATTAAGTCCAGGCTTGCACAATGAAAGTACCCCTTCCACGTCGACACCACATTCATATAAAGGTGAACAACAGCTAACAATAGCTGACGAGCCTGTTGATAGAGTGATTGGAAATAATGTTGAAACACTTACCGATGTTCATGATGCTGAGGCACATAAACCTAATGCTACTGAAATGGAAGCGACTCAATCGGAAATTTCCACAAAGAACAAAACTACAGGTTTGGACGAAAATGCTGAAGAATCAGATTTCATCGATGATATAAACGTAGAGGATGATAGTGTTGGGAACTATCAAAGTCCGAATTACGCCAGTACTCAAtataatgatgaagaatatttAGAAGCACAAAGAAAGTTAGATGAACTGGTTAAACAAAAAGAGCAAGAAATTTTACAAAACCTGTCTCAAAATGGCTATCCCGTGGACTGGAATGCTGAAAATAAGGTAGAACAAGAGTACACTAACCGTAGCGATGAAGACATTAATGACGACACTGTTGAAGCTCACGCTGACTCAAATTCCGACAAACACCCTGTTGTCGAAATTAcggaaaaagaaaatactcCAACTGTGGCAACGACTGTTAGTTTATTGGATGATGACGCTGGTAAACTTGTTAATGACGAAGATAACGAATTGATACAAAACGATGGTAGATCTTCAAATGGCAGTGAGAAAGGTGGAGTAGAAAATATTGAGTCACCAAGTAATAAATATGATATATCACCTGAGCAGGTGCCAGCGGTTGAAGTCTTCTCTTCTGAGGGTCCTGATTGTGCTCATGAacattcaattttggacCACGAGAGTTTTGATGAACCCCGAGTTGTTGCGTCAGATACTGCCACCGAGGTTGATAATGCAAAGCTCAACTCTGATGCTACTAAGTGTGGCGATTCTGATGCACAGGGGCCGTCATCTTCCAGCTCCGAGTATTCTGCCGTGTCTTCAATTGTAAACTCTCATGCCTCGTATACTACCACTCAGGAACCTTCCACAAGGACAAACAATAAGTCTATGGCACAACATTTGAGGCCAATTGTTGCGAATGTCAATCGCTCTCCTGTTTATGGTAACGAGTCTGGCCATGATACTACTAGACAAGTGTGTGGCTTGAGtaaagaagttgaaactTTGAGTAATAAGTCGAAGGATCGAACTAAGACAAATACTGAGCCTGTTGAACCAGCGTTTATCAGACCTTCATTGGACGATATAAATATTCCAAAAAGGGAACCTTCAATCCAAGCCCAAATTGATAAGGTCGAAGAGGAAAAGGTAAACACTAGAGTTTTGGGTAACGAAAACAATTCCAGCGGTAGTATCAACGAAAAACTAGTCAGGAAGTCTGCACTTAAGGCTTCTAAGAACCTCACAGCTTACTCTTCTTCCCAAAATAATTCCGCCAAAGATGCATACCTTTCTTTGGAAACAGCtcaaaataccaaattgaATGCAAAATCCTCATTGATGAGCCCTACCACATCCGCTGGTCAAACCAATGCACGTTCTAGATCAAGAGCAGGATCAGCAGCATCGAACCATGCATACCAAGGTGCTCAAATTAATACAGGTGCTGTTGGAGGAGCTCCGCTTGCAGCTGCAGCAGTTGCTACTAAAAGGCACACAGCTAAGCCTGGTTCATCGAGTAAAACGCAGTCAAACCAAGCTGACAAGAAGTATCAAAGAAACTCTATGCTTCCTGTACCAAGTCATCAGGGCTCGACGCATGCCAATGTGAAGCCACCGAATccaaaagttgaagaagctaaaaGGAGGATATTGGGTAATCGACAAAGCAAAATACAAGCAAAAAATCTGTATGAGCTGGCAAAAACCAGAAAACACATAGATGCAGAAGAACTCCTGcgttttgatgattttaaTGCTCCCGTGAGGAAGTCTTCGTTTGAAAAAGTAACAAGTAGAGAGTCCCTGAGCGAGAGTGGACCACAATCACCTAAcaaaaatctcaaaatgTCAGCTATGTCCTTGCGTAGCAGTGGAAGTCCAAACTATGAACAGTACGAGAGAACAAAAGTCACTGCTAGTTTCAAGTCCAGGTTTGCAGATAACGAGTCTGACACAGATGTTCCGCTTCAACCTCCCAGTGTGACACCCCGTGTTGTGGCTGATAACAGCACAACTTCTTTGTCCAATGTCGAAATTGATAAACCTTTGGGTGAAAAAAGTAAACCAAATTTTAGGTTCAACTTGCtgggaaagaaaaaagcaGCAGTTAGTTCAGATGCAAGCCACAACTTACCTACACACTCCGTTAGAGATAATGTCGAATCGATAGGTAATACCCGTAAATCATCAGGATTCAGCTTTAGGGGACATTCACGTAAAAAATCTGAAACAAAAACTGAAACTTCCCCAAGAAAAGAGTCAAAAATCGAAAAATTCTTCACGGAGCAGCATGGTCCTAACAAAAAGCATGAAATCCATCCCCTATCTAACGACTATGAGAGAGCTAACGAGGTCGCAACGGAAGGTACCCCAAAAAAgagtttcttcaaaaagatGTTTAAATAG
- a CDS encoding uncharacterized protein (PKUD0E00670; similar to Saccharomyces cerevisiae YDR282C; ancestral locus Anc_5.291), producing MISKILPLTRLSCLNNCRGFTRFYATVKSNSVAGQQRKKVLTFQTTKIGENEGIPSYNGSHESIIHPAFVTSSDLKTYMGRPVKPVVSVTKCETYNLESARKNLSLKGLAPIQIVPGECVNFKWNQNDVFLFKFGTIVAWNVEESEVVDKIVPIFTDAEINSYSYQSEDLDYIELYHNEDEQRKDSFVSKETEIIVLNVPNNDQKLLDMLSFSYGISRSTRLAILEEAVESHIAMTRSQIDKLSQGEKIAVDPKEALKISGRLLLLRGKLNLYTELVETPDIYWSESRLERIHDKVSNALDISKRVNILNRKLDYLSEEAQALVSIMSTRTEVRLELIIIYLIVIEVCYETYHFYERLGGKYNIEYFRSIIDEYRK from the coding sequence ATGATCAGCAAAATACTCCCATTGACTAGACTTTCTTGTTTGAACAATTGTAGAGGATTTACTAGATTCTATGCTACCgtaaaatcaaattcagtGGCCGGCCAGCAACGGAAAAAAGTCTTGACATTTCAGACCACCAAGATTGGGGAAAACGAAGGCATTCCTTCATACAATGGCTCCCATGAAAGCATTATACACCCTGCATTTGTCACCTCTTCGGATTTAAAAACATATATGGGTAGACCAGTGAAACCAGTTGTAAGTGTCACTAAATGTGAAACATACAATCTGGAGAGCGCTAGAAAGAATTTATCTCTAAAGGGGTTGGCACCTATCCAAATTGTGCCTGGTGAATGCGTTAATTTTAAATGGAATCAAAACGATGTATTTCTCTTTAAGTTTGGTACGATAGTCGCTTGGAATGTCGAAGAAAGTGAAGTAGTTGATAAGATTGTCCCCATTTTCACCGATGCCGAAATCAATAGCTACAGCTATCAGTCGGAAGATTTGGACTATATTGAACTTTACCATAACGAGGATgagcaaagaaaagattcttttgtttcaaaagaaactgaaattaTTGTTCTTAATGTACCAAACAATGATCAGAAATTACTCGACATGCTGTCATTCTCGTATGGTATTTCGAGGTCTACCAGATTGGCAATTCTTGAGGAGGCTGTTGAATCTCATATTGCCATGACTAGGTCACAAATTGACAAGCTCTCTCAAGGTGAGAAAATCGCAGTTGATCCAAAAGAAGCCTTAAAGATTTCAGGTCGGTTGCTTCTCTTACGGGGTAAGTTGAACTTGTATACGGAATTAGTGGAAACACCTGATATTTATTGGAGCGAGTCGAGATTAGAGAGAATCCATGATAAAGTTTCCAATGCTCTGGACATCAGTAAGAGGgtcaatattttgaatagAAAGCTAGACTATTTGTCTGAAGAAGCACAAGCCCTCGTGAGTATCATGTCGACGAGAACAGAGGTAAGACTCGAACTCATCATAATATACTTGATTGTCATTGAAGTATGCTACGAAACATACCATTTTTACGAACGTCTAGGCGGGAAATATAACATTGAATACTTTCGGAGTATCATTGACGAGTACCGTAAATAG
- a CDS encoding uncharacterized protein (PKUD0E00680; similar to Saccharomyces cerevisiae YJL093C (TOK1); ancestral locus Anc_1.273), with translation MGLSKSHRRRVNLRHPFLETFYKRRLHLLRHSQQSRLRVSKSLATDILDEDIRRKQEVLDDLSPQIEYGNLTTLEPVEEAKILEKSISHNNIMNFIPNDEEEVLSSSTEYESPETETLYHYVHRQKKKRLKRARTGRSPYKYPALSELEEAGIREYYDTFLDTASWQVSNMILKPGDKHFLLWFFSSSYIPLICSCTGPLSNIFSLLAIICPWKLHKVIDIRTKDPFWCYLINSISIAFAVTSNFFLLLNYRRKLRYASCQVISISGWGIASLMLTGLIIGYHVWFYKVGLEEEYLLGEGFWYACITAILHFINFTLLAVNEIGFLKKKYKPVFNIDHVEETLVIQTTLMGVWLIIGAAVFTRVLNLRLSDAYLYFVTSVVTIGMQGVVPMNNVAGETLTSIWIICGLVMFGLIITSIGKMMFNFSKSTLYRHRIEHLRKKILKVHRMEEEIVTTNEDSFKLMGNIHKWALFVQAVMQLVISVAIFMITLLCGALAFSLLEQWSYKDSVYFCFYNLITLGQGSQSPSTPGGKTFFTAWALAAIPVMTILISTSSDFVFSKLTQIEKIPFFEIVFEYCNSHSSLRRFGEFLRTRELRGLERQKISDLASIALAIVKENSDDLSLKGTANPDPFKKVPILCHPADLLYSVLLNSENISSYDFIVSTPFVKLNAMTIQLANYFREGQIVNLDTVLLSEKRTLLTTSFQTLDGEFNSEKFKALYKIEDGGVVSPDGIIATNFKKKNDFVLDKLSRLQVLFLNLRTKAHDMCTDPTRKYEFEEWEILLRLTNQTEALDDSFYWIESRSPLTFPINQPRYFMLHYIRHIVLFLQEFAAEWDNM, from the coding sequence ATGGGGTTATCCAAGTCCCATCGGCGAAGGGTTAATCTGAGACACCCATTTTTGGAAACATTTTACAAACGACGTTTACATTTACTTAGACATTCACAGCAGAGTAGATTAAGagtttccaaatctttggCAACTGATATATTGGATGAAGATATCAGGAGGAAACAAGAAGTTTTGGATGACTTGTCACCTCAGATTGAGTATGGCAATTTGACTACACTTGAACCTGTGGAAGAGGCTAAAATTCTGGagaaatcaatttctcacAATAATATTATGAACTTCATTCCGaacgatgaagaagaagttttAAGCTCTTCAACAGAATACGAGTCACCAGAGACAGAGACACTTTATCATTATGTTCATCgtcagaagaagaaaaggttgAAAAGAGCCAGAACAGGTCGCTCCCCGTATAAATACCCAGCCTTGAGTGAACTCGAGGAGGCCGGAATAAGGGAATATTACGATACTTTTCTAGACACGGCGTCTTGGCAGGTGTCTaatatgattttgaagCCAGGGGATAAGCATTTTCTTCTATGGTTTTTCAGTTCATCATATATTCCTCTAATCTGCAGTTGCACAGGGCCCTTGTCCAATATTTTCTCTCTATTGGCGATTATTTGTCCATGGAAATTACATAAGGTAATTGATATTCGAACAAAAGATCCATTTTGGTGTTACTTGATCAATTCTATATCAATTGCGTTTGCTGTCAcatcaaattttttcttactGCTAAATTACAGACGGAAACTGAGATACGCTTCCTGCCAGGTGATCTCTATCTCAGGATGGGGAATAGCTTCGCTTATGCTAACGGGTCTAATAATTGGTTACCATGTTTGGTTCTATAAGGTGGGTCTTGAGGAAGAATACTTACTTGGTGAAGGCTTTTGGTACGCATGCATTACCGCAATACtacatttcatcaattttacACTACTAGCAGTCAATGAGATTGGCTTtttaaaaaagaaatataaacctgttttcaatattgaCCATGTAGAGGAAACATTGGTTATACAGACTACCCTTATGGGGGTTTGGTTGATCATTGGTGCAGCAGTTTTCACTAGAGTTTTGAACTTAAGATTAAGTGACGCCTACTTATACTTTGTCACGTCAGTTGTCACTATAGGTATGCAAGGTGTTGTTCCCATGAACAATGTAGCCGGAGAGACTCTTACTTCGATATGGATCATATGTGGCCTTGTGATGTTTGGTTTAATCATTACTAGCATTGGAAAGATGATGTTTAATTTTTCTAAAAGCACCTTGTATAGGCATAGAATTGAACACcttagaaagaaaatattgaaagttCATAGAATggaggaagaaattgttACTACCAACGAAGACTCGTTCAAGTTAATGGGTAATATCCACAAATGGGCACTGTTTGTACAAGCGGTTATGCAATTGGTGATCTCAGTGGCTATATTCATGATAACCCTATTGTGTGGTGCATTAGCGTTTTCTTTATTAGAACAATGGTCATACAAAGATAGcgtttatttttgtttctacAACCTTATAACTTTGGGGCAGGGTAGTCAATCGCCTTCGACTCCCGGGGGAAAAACGTTCTTTACTGCCTGGGCATTGGCAGCTATTCCAGTTATGACCATCTTGATCTCAACTTCAAgtgattttgttttctccaAATTGACTCAGATCGAAAAGATCCCATTTTTTGAGATCGTTTTTGAATACTGTAACTCACACAGCTCACTTCGGAGATTTGGAGAGTTTTTACGGACTCGGGAACTGAGAGGATTGGAAAGACAAAAGATTTCAGACTTGGCTTCAATTGCTTTGGCCATCGTCAAAGAGAACAGTGACGATTTATCGTTGAAGGGGACCGCTAATCCTGATCCATTCAAAAAAGTGCCAATATTGTGCCATCCTGCAGATTTGCTTTACTCTGTATTGCTCAATTCCGAAAACATTTCAAGCTATGACTTTATAGTTTCAACTCCATTCGTCAAGTTGAATGCAATGACAATTCAGCTAGCAAATTATTTTAGAGAAGGACAAATCGTTAATTTAGATACTGTCTTATTGAGTGAAAAGCGCACTTTATTAACAACAAGTTTCCAAACACTTGACGGAGAGTTCAATTCTGAGAAGTTCAAAGCCCTTtacaaaattgaagatggaGGCGTTGTATCGCCCGATGGAATCATAGCtaccaatttcaagaagaaaaatgattttgtACTTGATAAACTAAGTAGACTTCAAGTTCTATTCCTTAACTTACGAACGAAAGCTCATGACATGTGTACAGATCCTACACGAAAATATGAGTTTGAGGAATGGGAGATTCTACTGAGACTAACAAACCAAACAGAAGCTCTTGATGACTCATTCTATTGGATCGAAAGCCGTTCCCCTTTGACTTTCCCCATTAACCAGCCTCGGTATTTCATGTTGCATTATATCCGACACATAGTATTGTTCCTTCAGGAGTTTGCTGCAGAGTGGGATAATATGTAG